In the genome of Raphanus sativus cultivar WK10039 chromosome 9, ASM80110v3, whole genome shotgun sequence, the window acggttcgataacgtaatgaatcccaggatacaactgcaaacaatcttctgaatttgcgtcactctatcagaagcctggcgaaactggttttgtgttgtactctcaaacacaaactaaaataaaaaataagagacATCACTATCTAACATGGGAAAATCTTTTTAGTATTGTCTTGATCGTCTGTTCAGAACTGCACAAGTGATCTCTTTTTATAACTTGAAGAGAAAGTGCACATTATGTAATTGAATGAGTTTGATAACGTACCAATCAATGTAGTAATGGAAATTGATTTCCATATGTACGTCAACTTCCAAAGTAATATTATGGCTTTGACCAAAGCAACAACCATCAATATACTTCTTTTGggtttcatataaatatataatattattatgaattatatttaaataagttaATTGTCATAATGCCCAATCAACAAATTTAACCCAAATATCCAAAgtgatttatttactaaatatattatatttagccAAATTTAAAACTTCATATGCTTTGCATATCACTCACTTTGAACCTTCATTTCTCATTCAACACAACTCCGATTTTGACATACAAATACACTATATATAGTGTCAAACattcggttattccgacgaacgtcttcgtCCGGAAACTTACCGaaaatggtctaaaaccatctcgtcaaaaaacgagttccaacggAAACATTGGTAGCAGTCGTTTTATTGCTACTGATCAATGACTGGTTTTATCCTGCTTCTATTGTTCAAAATGCATGTCCTAGGCGGTAGACGAACCTCTGCGGTTAATTGTATATGTGGATGCATAATAGGATCTatgcaaatatattattttatatctatcttattaaaacagaaacattttgttggacctaacatttattttgtaagtttttaaattaaatacacatttatactttatagttaaacctacattaaatcagtaatgttcatttctttatactactatccatatttccaaacaatatacttatttctttatactactatcaatatttccaaacaatatatttttatactactatcaatgtttccaaacaacacaataattaatcttaatattttatatctatcattttctttttaaaattttgtagaaacatcataatttcataaattgcaaaataatgaactttaaaatttggattataagattacaaattatgaaactattacaatttaaatcaaattagattatatattggtcatccatcagttcaatcggttagtctcggattttagtgatttttgttaatatgaatattttaaaaacctaaattgaattgtcagatctccagattaaccggtataatcacaatcgggttgaatttagaaacactgatttaaatgcaaaaatattttaaatacactctttaaaagttaccaaaatatttgttaagttattagtgaaaattttcatcgtaaaatattccgcgctttcaaagcgcggatcataATCTAGTAACTAAGTAAAGTTCGTAAATTCGTCCGCTAGACCGCATAAACATTTTTGTATGCCCAAgtgattcaaaaaaataaaagtatgcCCAACTTATTTACATCCAAATAAAGCACTCTATAACATGAAATTGGGACGGTAGATCACTGCTCAGTTCCGGGACGATGTCTAGGCGTTCGCCTATTCCGCATTTTGCAACATTGGTCCTTACTGGAGAATGATTTGGCAACATCATTTATTGCGAGATGAACGTATATGGTTGATTAGATCCCCGTCCTTATCATCGTTTTTCGACAGCATAACAAGGAGCTTTAAGCATCCAAGTcttgtactccctccgttcctgaaAGTAGGATTTTCTGGATGttatttttgttccacaaatatagattttctatatttttaaagtacttttgtatacttttgaggatcatttattgtgaatatttgaactgattaaattttattggtagatagttattggaaattgtataaaaagataaaatagtaaactaaattgcaaatatttattactagtggttttccggcgctacgcgccgtgtatgttttattcttacatgaatttataatttattatatgatcttagtaaagaaaatatgttaaaaatatgaaaatgaaaatatgttaaaagaaaatgatatttttctaatatttttgatagtGGTTAACGAACGTAGtatattactttgtttgaaattgtttagttcaaagaGAAATAACGTAAGTGGCTGTTactaattgatttaataaaaatagaataaaaaactaatagtcgtaacaaagttaatttagttagaaataaagcaaagttgacattttatttagagaacatacttatattattaattattagaataCTTATGACCTATTAAACTTGTACTAATATATGTAGTTCAGAGAATAGAAAGATAGaataagtttcatattttataaattttataaaaaaaataagggtaaagtatcaatttttggtaaactaattgatgagtattaatatatacttttcagattaccacgtttattttttaaatatggaggtgcgagttgtatgtgttagtttagtttgaaggcctctaaaaatatgtattttaaaataagaaaaataaatttattttctatattaattttgttataatggaagattatgtCCGTCTGttaacgaaattcttgtttgtttacccttatttgcaaatatcaacgaatcttgataaatttaaatatatttttttagctaaaaaatataaatgtttggtaaactcctctatttaatggacaaaTTCTGTTTTAACCGGAGTGGaacatttcaccaaatcttcttaCCTTTCCATCAAGCAACAACATATCAACCCCAACAGCTTGcctttttcttaacatttcaggcTTGCCAAAATTGTTGTATCCTAGTCTTAACAACATCTCTATACCGGCTTGTCTTTAACTCTGAACAATAAAACTGGGACTTCGACATGATCTGAAATGGAAAAAGTAAAGGGATTTCCACCCGAGCTCTCACACCGTCTATACATAGGCAATGAAGCTAAGGAAgcatgaattaaataaatattcaatatgagAGAGTGGGATGAGTGGGATGAGTGGGATTTCTGGATTCATGAACGGTTACGTCGATTgtgttaaagaagaagaatcgtAGAGGTCctattctccatcgtcaacatcaaattctAAGAAACCCTGTGAagcaatgttttgaaatttgattcggATACTAAACCAGACGATTTACCAGGTCGTTGGGTCAAATGATCAACCGCtgattaatatgaattaaatttattatataataatatattagcaatgaaaataaatatataaaaactaaagttaatattttaaaatgttttttaaacatcaaaataatagttttataaaatactacaattccatcaaatattttttctttggttcttaaattttggattttttacaaaacctaaatccgattaatatgaattaaattttgctgacaaaaaaaaatctgatttacaTTAGGTCACCAAAtctaccggttcaaccgcggatCCGAATCGGAttcaaaacactgttataaacTCGTGGATATTTATGaaagaaagtttaaaaattcaatgcaTTTCACAATTAACACCAATGAAAAcccattaaatataaattgagAAAATGTTTTAATGGGTAAAGAAAATGTCACATGACATTTTTCcccccaaggagataaaaaaacctactttatatataaagatagtcttaataaacgtgaaaactctaAAAAATCTTAAAGTATTAATTTTTCACTATGGAGATTCCAAAACGAGTTAAATTTTTGGTGAATACTTTTCCCTTGACGAATACTTTTCTACACTCCTCCACACAGCTAGTGTCTGAGATGGTGGTATCGGTCGGATGAGTTATCAGAGTTCTAGACGTATACAGGGCCGGCTTAACCATTTCATAGGCCCTAGGGCAATTTTTCAAAATAGGCCCTTAACTCTTAAAATATTGTCTAATTCCTAGAAAAATTGTATAGGCTTGTTTTTGTAAGATAGAAAATTGTATAGTTTATGAAAAACAATATCTCACATGTGGGATTAGAACTGATTAGAGTCGTATTAAGACAATATcttagaaaatgttttttttatgcaatcaaattttcaaatttgtattagcacttgtttttaaaaatttgttaaaatgGTCAGCATGAATGATACAATCTAATTGTCAAGTAGTAGAAAGAAGTGACacgtataataaaataatatttttataatagagCATGATCtcataaaacaacaaaaattggAATAGTTTGGGGAAAGAAGAATTTTAGTGGGGAAAAGAGGTTTTTGGAATGTGAACCgtttttgattaagtaaaaatTAAGTGAAATCAGTATATACGAAcattcctaattttttttccaactaCATAGTTATTCTACCACTTGAAGTCTTGAACTTTCGAtacttgttgacaaaaaaaaattcaatacttaaaaaaattatgggCCCCTCTTGTTTGTGGGCCTTGGGCGGTCGTCCTCTTTGCCCCAGTATCTGAGCTGGCACTGGATGTATAGCAAGCATCTCTAGTGATTGGAGAAACTCTTTAAAAGTTTCCAATAGTAAATTATTACTAATTAAGTAATTATAGAATTCAAAACAATCCAAATAATCAATACGGTTATATACaagttttatttgtatttttgtctGTATTTTATTAGTCagaatctttttaaaaatgtacCCATCCACGAACTTGATATAATCACATAATCTCCCGTTACTATTACATGTGACAGTGAAATGAATAGGTCAAGCACTGAAGTCTTCGCATAAGGTTAAGCTACCAAACTTCCCGTGTGAAAAAGTACGACTTTTCTGCATCCTCTACCCACCATAAATTGACCTAATTTCCCAAAAACTCAAACACATACCCAAAAAAAAGTTCATAGATAAAAGAAAAGACAGCCATGTTCGTGAAGCTCCTCACtatcgtcttcttcttcgtcagTCTATTCTCTCAACTCCTAAAATCATCTTCTCAGTCTCTCGACAACTTCACTTACAATGGCTTCCATCCTCCTCTGACTGCTAACCTAACCCTCCAAGGGATCGCCAGCGTCACACCCGAGGGTCTATTACAGCTAACGGATACAACAAGGCATAAAACCGGTCAGGCCTTCTATAACCAACCAATTCGGTTCAAAGACTCTCCAAACGGCAccgtcttctccttctccacgACGTTTGTCTTCTCCATAAAGGCTATGTTCCGGACACTTAGCGGCCACGGCATCGCCTTTGTGGTGGCTCCTAACTTCGTCGTCCCGGTTGCCGATTCCAGCTTCGAACACCTTGGGCTCTTCAACCCCAATATGGCACGTAAAGGAACAAACGATACATTTGCTGTTGCTTTAAACACGATCCACAATGCAGAGCACAGTGATATTAACGATAACACTATCGGAATCGATATCGCTGGCTTATATTCAGGGAAAAGTTTACCGGCGGGGTACTGGAACGAGACAGGTCAGTTTATTGACCTTACTTTGAACAGTGGTGATCAAATGCAGGTTTGGGTTGATTACGATGGTCTTACCCATCAAATTGATGTAACAATTGCTCCTTTTAACCATGACAAACCTATAAAACCACTTGTCTCGTCTGTCAGGGATCTATCCCTGGTTCTTCTGCAAGATATGTTTGTAGGTTTCTCGTCTGAAACCGGTTCGGCTTGGTCGGAACATTTGGTCTTTGGGTGGAGTTTCCGGCTGAAGGGGAAAGCTCCCCCGTTAGACTTACAAAGACTTCCAAAATTTCCAGAGTTGCAGTATGGGGGAGGAGCCATCAGTCGGTTGGCTGTCTTGTTTATTGTAATGTTGATAATTACACTCTGTTTTATCTTTTCGATCATCTTCCGCGTGCGCTTCTTCTTAAGGAGGAGGAAAAAGTTCGCAGAGAAGCTAGAAGATTGGGAAACAGAGTTCAAGAAAAACCGGTTGAAGTTCAAAGACTTGTACTATGCCACCAAAGGATTCAAGGAGAAAAACCTTCTTGGATCTGGCGGGTTTGGGAGCGTTTACAAAGGTGTCATGCCCAAGACAGAGAACGAGATCGCCGTGAAAAGAGTGTCGGACCAATCCCAACAAGGGTTGAAAGAGTTTGTGTCTGAGATTGTGACTATTGGTCGGATGAGTCACCGGAACTTAGTTCCTCTCTTGGGTTATTGCCGCCGGAAAAAGGAGCTTCTTCTGGTGTACGAGTACATGCCCAATGGAAGCTTagataaatatttgtataatagTTCCGAGGCTACCCTCAACTGGCAACAGAGAATTACAAT includes:
- the LOC108823385 gene encoding L-type lectin-domain containing receptor kinase IV.4, which translates into the protein MFVKLLTIVFFFVSLFSQLLKSSSQSLDNFTYNGFHPPLTANLTLQGIASVTPEGLLQLTDTTRHKTGQAFYNQPIRFKDSPNGTVFSFSTTFVFSIKAMFRTLSGHGIAFVVAPNFVVPVADSSFEHLGLFNPNMARKGTNDTFAVALNTIHNAEHSDINDNTIGIDIAGLYSGKSLPAGYWNETGQFIDLTLNSGDQMQVWVDYDGLTHQIDVTIAPFNHDKPIKPLVSSVRDLSLVLLQDMFVGFSSETGSAWSEHLVFGWSFRLKGKAPPLDLQRLPKFPELQYGGGAISRLAVLFIVMLIITLCFIFSIIFRVRFFLRRRKKFAEKLEDWETEFKKNRLKFKDLYYATKGFKEKNLLGSGGFGSVYKGVMPKTENEIAVKRVSDQSQQGLKEFVSEIVTIGRMSHRNLVPLLGYCRRKKELLLVYEYMPNGSLDKYLYNSSEATLNWQQRITIIKGVASALFFLHDDWEQVVIHRDIKASNVLLDAEYNGRLGDFGLARLCGHGTDIQTTHVAGTWGYLAPDLMRTGKATTATDVFAFGVLLLEVACGRHPIEIDNESGERTLLKDSVFGVWSEGNILDAKDPNLGTVYDQREVEMVLKLGLLCSHSNPQARPSMRQVLHYLSGDAMLPDLSPLDLLGSEMMLGTHHGLSEIGMFTGGSSMVDSVLSVGR